The following DNA comes from Riemerella anatipestifer ATCC 11845 = DSM 15868.
TATGTTCTACTCTAAATAGTAATATCAGAGAAGCATCAAACTTACATCTAGAAACATTAGAGAAAGAACTAAATCTCTACTTTAGTCAAAAATTGAAGGAATTTTCTGTTCCTATACAACTATTGGGGACTCCTTTCCAAAAACAAGTTTGGCAAACTCTACTTAAAATACCTTACGGAACCACCAAAAGCTACCTACAACAAGCCATAATGATGGATAGCCCAAAAGCAGTGAGAGCTGTAGCTAACGCTAACAGCCTCAATAAGATTGCTATTATAGTACCTTGCCACCGTGTTATTGGGAGCAATGGTACACTCACAGGCTATGCTGGTGGACTTTGGCGTAAGGAGAAATTACTACAACTTGAAAAAAACCTTGCCCACCAACAAAATTAATACTTATCTAACTCATAGCACATCAGTCTCAATTAGAGCATACCGCCACCACCTTCAAAGTCTTCCGAATAGTTACCCTCTCTTTTTCGTTTAGGCTGTTCTATCTTTTCTCCTTGTTTGAAACGGTAAGTTAAAGATAAATTGATTTGTCTCGGTTGCCATTGCATATAAGACTCTCTAGTGGTATTTTCGGTAAAAGTATGTACCGTTCTGTTTCTGGTATTAAATATATCCTGAACATTAAACGCTAAAGTACCATTGCCATTCCAAATAGTTTTAGAAGCTCCGAAATTAAGGGCATACATTGCTTTTCTGTCTTGAAACTCGGTTCTAGTACCACCTCTGTAAAATCCTTGCAACTGAATGCTCAATGTCCTATCTATTCTAAAAGTAGAATTAAGTCGCATTATACTAGAAAAACCTTTCCCTACAAACGAGGCATTTCTCAACGCCGATGCTCCATTTTTATCTATTACAGAATAAGAAGTTTGTCCGTCTAATTTATAAGCGAATAGATTAACACTCGCCATAATTTTCCACCAAGGGCAAAGGTCTGCCGTACCGTTAAGATCTAACCCATATCTAGTATCCGTACCTAAATTGATAGGCGTTACAAAAAAGATATTGGTTCTTTCGTCTTCCCTATACACCAACATTTTATTATCATCTGTCGTGCGTCTTAAATAAAGAGTTGGATTAATGGTAAATTTTTTCTTCTGTATGCTATAACCTAGTTCGTATGAGTCCACATAAGATGGGTTCAAATCCATATTTCCTCTAAAGACATTTTGGTCATCTGTTAATGAAAAATATGGGACTAAGAAAAAGGCTCTAGGGCGGTCTATCCTTCTAGAATAATTAACCAATAACTGATTATTTTTAGCAAAATCATAACTCAAATATACACTAGGGAAAAGATTATTGTAATTTTTGATTTTGTTATCAATAATTTTACCCTCCGACATATTCTGATAATCTATTTTAATGTTAGAAAATTCGTCTCTCAATCCTACTTGATAGCCTAAATTCCCTATTTTACTCTTGAACTGAACATACGCTGCATTGAACAACTCATTATAAACTGTATTATTAGTAAACATGCCCAACGGCGAAAACGCTCCACCAGCCCCTAGACTTCTATTCGCTGTATTATCATATTGGTTATTATTACTATCCAAACGGTAGCCTAGTTCTAATTTAGAATTTTCACCAATGTTAAGTTCATAATCTGCCTTAGCTATAATGGTCTGATTCTTTGAAGCTTGAGAGTTGTCATTAGTTTGAAAACTAAGATAAGGTCTAGATGAATCTGCCAAGAACAACGCATCAAAAATATTATTAGACTCTTGACCAATAATAGTATAAGCATCGTTTTTACTTTTTTGATAACTCAATGATAAGGAAAGGTTGTCTTTATCACTAAATTTATGGTCTACACCAAAATCTCCTTGAAACGCCAAATTATCATTAGTCCCTTTACTATTCCTTACTGTGTAAGGTGTTGGCAAAGTAGTATTATTGTAAAGATAATTAAAATTATTAAAGGCATCTTCCGTCCCTTTAATACTTCTTATCGTACCCGAAGCATTGATGGAGGTATTTTTACCCAAATCATAGACTATACCTGTAGTAGCATTATAGGTTTTCATTGCGGTATTTCGCTCTCCATTCTGTCTAGACTCTAGCAACTGATTAACTTGGGTATCATTTTTCTTATAAAAGTTGTTATTCCTCGTAGTTCCTTTAGATTCTCTATAACCGCCGCCGCCATTAACAAACCAAGTAAAATTACCTTTTCTCCAACTCAAATTAGCATTAAGGTTAGTCTGTGGCAAATAACCAATAGCCCCAATAACGCTACCATTAAATCCTGTTTTTTTATTTTTTTTCAGAATAATATTGAGAATCCCAGAAGTACCCGAAGCTTCAAATTTAGAAGACGGATTTGTGATAACCTCAATTTTTTCTATTTGTTCCGCAGGGATTGATTGTAATGCATTAGCACCATCATCTATACCCAACATAGATGAAGGTTTACCATTGATTAAAAATCTCACATTAGAGCTTCCTCTCATAGAGACCGTTCCATCTGTATCCACATCTACCGAAGGTACATTTTGCAGTACATCTTGTAAACTCCCTCCCTTACTT
Coding sequences within:
- a CDS encoding methylated-DNA--[protein]-cysteine S-methyltransferase, yielding MLYSKNIDTPLGEMIAIADDNGIYLLEFTDKKYLDIELKKLCSTLNSNIREASNLHLETLEKELNLYFSQKLKEFSVPIQLLGTPFQKQVWQTLLKIPYGTTKSYLQQAIMMDSPKAVRAVANANSLNKIAIIVPCHRVIGSNGTLTGYAGGLWRKEKLLQLEKNLAHQQN
- a CDS encoding TonB-dependent receptor, with protein sequence MKIPNHNIEIVSIIKKRTLALTLTVGVASFSFAQQKNIVLGRVVDAYNQPIPYASVSFEHQSNKLYSDATLTDEKGNYKLPLNAGVYKITIEAIDFKQKILTKEILSGGSLGDFKIEKETTVTHAKTKEIEGVTITVNAPKPYKVELDKKTYDVSSDLVSKGGSLQDVLQNVPSVDVDTDGTVSMRGSSNVRFLINGKPSSMLGIDDGANALQSIPAEQIEKIEVITNPSSKFEASGTSGILNIILKKNKKTGFNGSVIGAIGYLPQTNLNANLSWRKGNFTWFVNGGGGYRESKGTTRNNNFYKKNDTQVNQLLESRQNGERNTAMKTYNATTGIVYDLGKNTSINASGTIRSIKGTEDAFNNFNYLYNNTTLPTPYTVRNSKGTNDNLAFQGDFGVDHKFSDKDNLSLSLSYQKSKNDAYTIIGQESNNIFDALFLADSSRPYLSFQTNDNSQASKNQTIIAKADYELNIGENSKLELGYRLDSNNNQYDNTANRSLGAGGAFSPLGMFTNNTVYNELFNAAYVQFKSKIGNLGYQVGLRDEFSNIKIDYQNMSEGKIIDNKIKNYNNLFPSVYLSYDFAKNNQLLVNYSRRIDRPRAFFLVPYFSLTDDQNVFRGNMDLNPSYVDSYELGYSIQKKKFTINPTLYLRRTTDDNKMLVYREDERTNIFFVTPINLGTDTRYGLDLNGTADLCPWWKIMASVNLFAYKLDGQTSYSVIDKNGASALRNASFVGKGFSSIMRLNSTFRIDRTLSIQLQGFYRGGTRTEFQDRKAMYALNFGASKTIWNGNGTLAFNVQDIFNTRNRTVHTFTENTTRESYMQWQPRQINLSLTYRFKQGEKIEQPKRKREGNYSEDFEGGGGML